A single region of the Thermodesulfatator indicus DSM 15286 genome encodes:
- a CDS encoding helix-turn-helix domain-containing protein gives MARKRSRPITKEDVKFVFENYLNMSAAEIAEKLGISKFQVMKIVTELRKRGVNIPKKVGKRENPIDAFVKELKEAGKV, from the coding sequence ATGGCCAGAAAGCGTAGCAGACCTATCACCAAAGAAGATGTAAAGTTTGTCTTTGAAAACTATCTTAACATGTCCGCTGCTGAAATTGCTGAAAAATTAGGTATTAGTAAGTTTCAAGTAATGAAAATCGTTACTGAACTTCGCAAAAGAGGGGTAAACATTCCTAAGAAAGTCGGCAAAAGAGAAAATCCCATTGACGCGTTCGTTAAAGAACTTAAAGAAGCAGGAAAAGTATAG
- the surE gene encoding 5'/3'-nucleotidase SurE: MRILLTNDDGIFAEGLCALYDALCDQHEIFVVAPEAERSAVGHAITIADPLRIKKVKRGNIFFGYAVSGTPADCVKIALKEIIRSPIDLVLSGINRGANVGINVLYSGTVSAATEGAILGYPSVAVSLDEYKEPDYCFAAYFISCLLDFLKENKIKNSFCLNVNIPFLPAHKIKGIKFVPQSTKPLIERFEKRIDPHGNLYYWQCSEEFTEKDPNTDVVALKEGYITITPLFHNLTSFELLNKISSWEIHY, translated from the coding sequence GTGCGTATCCTTTTAACCAATGATGACGGTATTTTTGCTGAAGGTCTTTGTGCTTTATACGATGCTTTGTGTGATCAGCATGAAATTTTTGTTGTAGCTCCAGAAGCCGAAAGAAGTGCCGTAGGTCATGCCATTACTATAGCTGATCCTCTAAGAATCAAAAAAGTCAAAAGAGGAAATATATTTTTTGGCTATGCTGTTAGTGGTACCCCTGCAGATTGTGTAAAAATTGCTTTAAAAGAGATTATCCGTTCACCAATAGATTTAGTTCTTTCAGGCATTAATAGAGGAGCAAATGTTGGCATAAATGTGCTTTACTCAGGAACGGTTTCAGCTGCTACCGAAGGAGCTATTCTCGGTTATCCAAGCGTAGCTGTATCTCTAGATGAATATAAAGAACCTGATTATTGTTTTGCCGCTTATTTTATCAGCTGTCTTTTGGACTTTTTAAAAGAAAACAAAATAAAAAATTCTTTTTGTTTGAATGTTAATATTCCCTTTTTACCAGCACATAAAATAAAAGGTATTAAATTTGTCCCTCAAAGCACCAAGCCTCTTATTGAAAGGTTCGAAAAAAGAATTGATCCTCATGGAAATCTTTACTACTGGCAATGTAGTGAAGAATTTACCGAAAAAGACCCAAACACCGATGTAGTTGCTTTAAAAGAAGGCTACATTACCATAACTCCTCTCTTCCATAACTTAACTTCTTTTGAACTACTTAATAAAATTTCTTCTTGGGAAATTCACTACTAA